A segment of the Fusarium musae strain F31 chromosome 2, whole genome shotgun sequence genome:
TCGCCATGGGTTCAATGACTCGTAACCGCTGCATCGACGATAACAAACCCGGACCAAGTCAGATCAAGTACTATGCCGATAGAGCCAAGTACAGCACCGGTCTCATCGTCACTGAGGGCACTTTCGTCGACTGGACTGGTTGCGACTGGAAACACGCTCCCTTTATGGTCACCCAGGAGCATGCAGATGCATGGAAAAAAGTAACTGACGCAGTTCATGATGTTGGAGGAAAAATCTTTTTTCAGGCGTGGCATGCTGGAAGGTGTCAGCATGATCAGTTACCTATTATGAAAGAGAAGGGTGGCAAGGTTCTGGCTCCTTCTGTTATCAAAGCTCAGGGAGGTAAATATCGAGACTTGCCTGGCATGCCTGTGAGTTTATTCTGAGTTCGATGAATGGATGCTCATCGGAAGTAGGGGCATACGGACAATATCGAGGCCATTACACACGTTCAAGCTGTTGTCGATACTTATAGGCGAAGCTGCGAGCTAGCTAAATCTGCTGGCTTTGATGGCGTTGAGCTCCTTGCTCAAGGGTAATACATGACATATCCGCTGGCACTTCTGGATAGTTGCTAACTTGCATCACAGCGGCTATCTACCTCAACAGTTCCTCAGCAGGTCAGTCATACCAATATTGTTAATACAAGGTTCGTGCTGATTATATAGCCGCGCAAATCACCGCACCGACGAATATGGTGGTTCAGTTGAGAACAGATGCCGCTTCACCCTCGAACTCGTCGATGCAATCGCCGCCGTCTTCAACGGACCCGAGTACATCTGCGTCAAGATTAACCCTACAGACCATCTCAACGACTCTAtcgttgactttgatgagat
Coding sequences within it:
- a CDS encoding hypothetical protein (EggNog:ENOG41) — translated: MANLLEPITIGGKLPLRNRIAMGSMTRNRCIDDNKPGPSQIKYYADRAKYSTGLIVTEGTFVDWTGCDWKHAPFMVTQEHADAWKKVTDAVHDVGGKIFFQAWHAGRCQHDQLPIMKEKGGKVLAPSVIKAQGGKYRDLPGMPGHTDNIEAITHVQAVVDTYRRSCELAKSAGFDGVELLAQGRANHRTDEYGGSVENRCRFTLELVDAIAAVFNGPEYICVKINPTDHLNDSIVDFDEMKETYTYLITELVKRKVGIINLGRRGAETSTGSGEFFGPLPRPEGYPLPPGYDPVLDFGKLVKFPGSPTLLMANHDYTVEAADALIGEGKLDMITFARAFIWNPDLVSRITQEIPLAKNDRGPWVFYGMEDTPDKGYNDWPIASTA